One window of Brachybacterium ginsengisoli genomic DNA carries:
- a CDS encoding GNAT family N-acetyltransferase — protein MNRRSRTSSTPPLRPLTGTRLAEALIAGWQPLQRLDADGFAVLRSRGVTRRAHSIIALEPPADGPELAAALERVESLVAMAGERPTHRILEDITPPALEDLLAERGDEATGSSEILELPLTGTLPRPHPSAVIATGALDEDWFDAAWRLAPRDGEGARDTLHDILAGTPSVQVRLPAGEEPDAGVGRAALVTAGKETLVVMNMIAVDPAQRRRGLGRALSGTLLALAAVQGAKRALLEVESDNTPARTLYRSLGFRRIGGYHYRVRTEADSAA, from the coding sequence GTGAACCGACGCTCCCGCACCTCCTCCACCCCGCCTCTGCGCCCCCTGACGGGCACCCGTCTGGCCGAGGCGCTGATCGCCGGCTGGCAGCCCCTGCAGCGCCTGGACGCCGACGGCTTCGCCGTGCTGCGCTCCCGAGGGGTCACCCGTCGGGCACACAGCATCATCGCGCTCGAGCCGCCCGCCGACGGCCCCGAGCTCGCAGCGGCGCTGGAACGGGTGGAGTCCCTCGTCGCGATGGCGGGGGAGCGGCCCACGCACCGGATCCTCGAGGACATCACCCCGCCCGCCCTCGAGGACCTGCTCGCCGAGCGCGGCGACGAGGCGACCGGGAGCAGCGAGATCCTCGAGCTGCCGCTCACCGGGACCCTGCCCCGCCCCCACCCCTCCGCAGTGATCGCGACCGGGGCGCTGGACGAGGACTGGTTCGACGCCGCCTGGCGCCTCGCCCCGCGCGACGGCGAGGGCGCCCGCGACACGCTGCACGACATCCTCGCCGGCACTCCGTCGGTGCAGGTACGCCTCCCGGCCGGCGAGGAGCCGGACGCGGGCGTGGGCCGGGCCGCCCTGGTCACCGCCGGCAAGGAGACGCTCGTGGTGATGAACATGATCGCGGTCGACCCCGCCCAGCGCCGTCGAGGTCTGGGCCGGGCGCTGTCCGGCACGCTGCTCGCCCTCGCCGCCGTGCAGGGAGCCAAGCGCGCGCTGCTCGAGGTCGAGTCCGACAACACCCCCGCGCGCACCCTCTACCGGAGCCTCGGCTTCCGGCGGATCGGCGGCTACCACTACCGGGTGCGCACCGAGGCGGATTCCGCGGCCTAG
- the gatC gene encoding Asp-tRNA(Asn)/Glu-tRNA(Gln) amidotransferase subunit GatC, translating to MPSIGRDDVARLADLARIQLTEEEISRFAGEFDSIMDAVASVSEVASEDVPATSHPIAMTNVFREDVVETTLTQEQALAGAPEAQDGRFAVPQILGEE from the coding sequence ATGCCTTCGATCGGACGAGATGACGTCGCACGCCTCGCCGACCTCGCACGGATCCAGCTCACCGAGGAGGAGATCTCCCGCTTCGCCGGCGAGTTCGACTCCATCATGGACGCTGTCGCCTCCGTCTCCGAGGTCGCCTCCGAGGATGTTCCCGCGACGTCCCACCCCATTGCCATGACCAACGTCTTCCGCGAGGACGTCGTCGAGACCACCCTGACCCAGGAGCAGGCGCTCGCCGGCGCTCCTGAGGCACAGGACGGCCGCTTCGCCGTTCCGCAGATCCTCGGGGAGGAGTGA
- the gatA gene encoding Asp-tRNA(Asn)/Glu-tRNA(Gln) amidotransferase subunit GatA, with product MTEMIRRSAAAQAAALGAGEISSEELTRAHLDRIAAVDGDLNAFLHVNEEQALTTARDIDSRRAAGEELHGLAGVPVAVKDVVVTEGQPTTAGSKILEGWIPPYDATLVEKLRAAGLPILGKTNMDEFAMGSSTETSAYGPTRNPWDRDRIPGGSGGGSAAAVGAYEAPLAIGTDTGGSIRQPGAVTGTVGVKPTYGSVSRYGLIAMASSLDQAGPVTRTVEDSALLHELIAGHDRRDSTSLTDPVGAFAAAARSQDVKGLRVGVIAELEGEGFAPEVRARFTESLAQLEQAGAEIVRVSCPNFSYALGAYYLIMPSEASSNLAKFDGMRFGLRVVPEESPTAESVMKATRGAGFGDEVKRRILLGTYALSAGYYDAYYGSAQKVRTLVQRDFAAAFEQVDVLASPTAPTVAFRLGEKVDDPTAMYMNDIATIPANLAGVPGISLPSGLAEDGLPAGIQFLAPARADERLYRVGGALEALLEDSWGGPLLAKAPELTGGAN from the coding sequence ATGACCGAGATGATCCGCCGCAGCGCCGCCGCCCAGGCCGCAGCGCTCGGGGCCGGGGAGATCTCCTCCGAGGAGCTCACCCGCGCCCACCTGGACCGCATCGCCGCCGTCGACGGCGACCTGAACGCCTTCCTCCACGTCAACGAGGAGCAGGCCCTGACCACCGCGCGCGACATCGACTCGCGCCGCGCCGCCGGCGAGGAGCTGCACGGCCTGGCCGGTGTGCCCGTCGCCGTCAAGGACGTCGTGGTCACCGAGGGACAGCCCACCACCGCGGGCTCCAAGATCCTCGAGGGCTGGATCCCGCCCTACGACGCCACCCTGGTCGAGAAGCTCCGCGCCGCGGGCCTGCCGATCCTCGGCAAGACCAACATGGACGAGTTCGCGATGGGCTCCTCCACCGAGACCAGCGCCTACGGCCCCACCCGCAACCCCTGGGACCGCGACCGGATCCCCGGCGGCTCCGGCGGCGGCTCCGCCGCAGCGGTCGGCGCCTACGAGGCCCCGCTCGCGATCGGCACCGACACCGGCGGCTCGATCCGCCAGCCCGGCGCCGTGACCGGCACCGTCGGCGTGAAGCCCACCTACGGCTCCGTCTCCCGCTACGGCCTGATCGCGATGGCCAGCTCGCTGGACCAGGCCGGTCCCGTGACCCGCACGGTCGAGGACTCGGCCCTGCTGCACGAACTCATCGCGGGCCACGACCGTCGGGACTCGACCTCGCTGACGGACCCCGTCGGCGCGTTCGCCGCGGCCGCCCGCAGCCAGGACGTCAAGGGCCTGCGCGTCGGCGTCATCGCCGAGCTCGAGGGCGAGGGCTTCGCGCCCGAGGTCCGCGCCCGCTTCACCGAGTCGCTCGCGCAGCTCGAGCAGGCCGGTGCCGAGATCGTGCGGGTCTCCTGCCCGAACTTCTCCTACGCCCTGGGCGCCTACTACCTGATCATGCCCTCGGAGGCATCGAGCAACCTCGCGAAGTTCGACGGCATGCGCTTCGGCCTGCGCGTCGTCCCCGAGGAGAGCCCCACCGCCGAGTCGGTCATGAAGGCCACCCGCGGCGCCGGCTTCGGCGACGAGGTCAAGCGCCGCATCCTGCTGGGCACCTACGCGCTCTCGGCCGGCTACTACGACGCCTACTACGGCAGCGCCCAGAAGGTGCGCACCCTCGTGCAGCGCGACTTCGCCGCAGCCTTCGAGCAGGTCGACGTGCTCGCCTCGCCGACCGCTCCCACCGTCGCCTTCCGCCTCGGCGAGAAGGTCGACGACCCCACCGCGATGTACATGAACGACATCGCCACCATCCCCGCCAACCTCGCCGGCGTCCCGGGCATCTCGCTGCCCAGCGGCCTCGCCGAGGACGGCCTGCCCGCCGGCATCCAGTTCCTCGCCCCGGCCCGCGCCGACGAGCGCCTGTACCGGGTGGGCGGCGCGCTGGAGGCGCTGCTGGAGGACTCCTGGGGCGGCCCCCTGCTGGCCAAGGCCCCTGAGCTCACCGGAGGAGCGAACTGA
- the gatB gene encoding Asp-tRNA(Asn)/Glu-tRNA(Gln) amidotransferase subunit GatB, which translates to MSTAPDIDLVDYDDAIDRYDPVLGIEVHVELGTATKMFDGAPNIFAAEPNTAITPTSLGLPGSLPVVNGKAVEYAIRIGLALNCSIAETCRFARKQYFYPDLTKNFQTSQYDEPIAFDGWVDVELEDGEIIRVEIERAHMEEDAGKNTHVGGATGRIHGATHSQVDYNRAGVPLVEIVTKPIPNTQGRAPEVAAAYVRTLRDIFRALDVSEARMERGNVRADINVSLRETAESPLGTRTETKNVNSFRSIERTVRFEISRQAGMLDAGEKIIQETRHFHEDTGGTSSGRPKSDAEDYRYFPEPDLVPVAPSREWVEEIRAGLPELPAARRRRLREEWGFSDLEMRDAINADALDLIEATVAAGASAQSARKWWMGELARIAKDRDTELPALEITPAQVAELQGLVDGKKINDKIAKQVLVKVLDGAGDPAAIVEAEGLAVVSDDSVLTGAVDQAIADNPDVVEKIRSGKVQAIGALIGPIMKATRGQADAGRVREIIMEKLGVTG; encoded by the coding sequence ATGAGCACTGCACCCGACATCGACCTCGTCGACTACGACGACGCCATCGACCGCTACGACCCGGTGCTCGGCATCGAGGTCCACGTGGAGCTCGGCACCGCCACCAAGATGTTCGACGGCGCGCCGAACATCTTCGCCGCGGAGCCGAACACGGCGATCACCCCGACCTCGCTGGGCCTGCCCGGCTCCCTCCCGGTGGTCAACGGCAAGGCCGTCGAGTACGCGATCCGCATCGGCCTCGCGCTGAACTGCTCGATCGCGGAGACCTGCCGCTTCGCCCGCAAGCAGTACTTCTACCCGGACCTCACCAAGAACTTCCAGACCTCGCAGTACGACGAGCCCATCGCCTTCGACGGCTGGGTCGACGTGGAGCTCGAGGACGGGGAGATCATCCGGGTCGAGATCGAGCGCGCGCACATGGAGGAGGACGCCGGCAAGAACACGCACGTCGGCGGGGCCACCGGCCGCATCCACGGCGCGACCCACTCGCAGGTCGACTACAACCGTGCCGGCGTGCCGCTGGTCGAGATCGTCACCAAGCCGATCCCGAACACCCAGGGGCGCGCCCCCGAGGTCGCCGCGGCCTATGTGCGCACCCTGCGCGACATCTTCCGGGCGCTGGACGTCTCCGAGGCGCGGATGGAGCGCGGCAACGTCCGTGCGGACATCAACGTCTCCCTGCGCGAGACCGCCGAGTCGCCGCTGGGCACCCGCACCGAGACCAAGAACGTGAACTCGTTCCGCTCGATCGAGCGCACGGTCCGCTTCGAGATCTCCCGTCAGGCGGGGATGCTGGACGCGGGCGAGAAGATCATCCAGGAGACCCGGCACTTCCACGAGGACACCGGCGGCACCTCCTCGGGCCGCCCGAAGTCCGACGCGGAGGACTACCGCTACTTCCCCGAGCCGGACCTGGTGCCGGTCGCCCCGAGCCGCGAGTGGGTCGAGGAGATCCGTGCCGGACTGCCCGAGCTGCCCGCGGCCCGTCGTCGTCGGCTGCGCGAGGAGTGGGGCTTCAGCGACCTCGAGATGCGTGACGCCATCAACGCCGACGCGCTGGACCTCATCGAGGCCACCGTCGCCGCCGGGGCGAGCGCCCAGAGCGCCCGCAAGTGGTGGATGGGCGAGCTGGCCCGCATCGCGAAGGACCGCGACACCGAGCTCCCCGCCCTCGAGATCACCCCGGCGCAGGTCGCCGAGCTGCAGGGTCTGGTCGACGGCAAGAAGATCAACGACAAGATCGCCAAGCAGGTCCTCGTCAAGGTGCTCGACGGCGCCGGCGACCCGGCCGCGATCGTCGAGGCCGAGGGCCTCGCCGTGGTCTCCGACGACTCGGTCCTCACCGGCGCGGTCGACCAGGCGATCGCCGACAACCCCGACGTGGTCGAGAAGATCCGCAGCGGCAAGGTCCAGGCGATCGGCGCGCTCATCGGCCCGATCATGAAGGCCACCCGCGGCCAGGCCGATGCCGGCCGCGTGCGCGAGATCATCATGGAGAAGCTCGGCGTCACCGGCTGA
- a CDS encoding pyridoxal phosphate-dependent decarboxylase family protein, protein MPALSLTAPDPTGVRTGSLLGGRTADDYRELLHHVVDDLAERFRTVSSPSVGPDRPLLDDLVGGVDLDGPGIGSRAALDEAGELYAQNAVWFHHPSYLAHLNCPVVLPAVAAEAMLGAINTSVDTYDQSLVATLMERRLVRWTSERIGFAGGDGVFTSGGTQSNLQALLLARHRAEHTSEEGRETLLPRLRVLATEAAHFSVSRSAELLGLAPDAVRTVPVDADGRMDPTALRLLLARLDALGEPVMAVVATAGTTDRGLIDPLDAIADLAAEHGVWLHVDAAYGGGLLVSTTRRHLLDGIERADSVTVDFHKTYFQPVSSSALLVREPADLAAVAHHADYLNPAAEAASAEAEPNQVDKSLQTTRRFDALKLWITLRAVGPEELGGMVDRVCDLATQVRGLLEDDPDLHVLGTTDLSTVVFRFHPAGLEDSRADELQPLIRRILFQSGRAMVARTTIEGTAHLKLTLLNPEATLADIAAVLDLVRATGRGLLAGTRLAAAGEGR, encoded by the coding sequence ATGCCTGCCCTCTCCCTGACCGCCCCGGACCCGACCGGCGTGCGCACCGGGTCCCTGCTGGGCGGCAGGACCGCCGATGACTATCGGGAGCTGCTGCACCATGTCGTCGACGACCTCGCCGAGCGTTTCCGCACCGTCAGCTCCCCCTCCGTCGGCCCGGATCGCCCCCTCCTCGACGACCTGGTCGGCGGGGTCGATCTCGACGGCCCCGGCATCGGGTCCCGGGCCGCACTGGACGAGGCGGGCGAGCTGTACGCCCAGAACGCGGTCTGGTTCCACCATCCCTCCTACCTCGCGCACCTGAACTGCCCCGTGGTGCTCCCGGCGGTCGCGGCCGAGGCGATGCTCGGTGCGATCAACACGTCGGTGGACACCTACGACCAGTCCCTCGTCGCGACCCTCATGGAACGTCGCCTGGTGCGCTGGACCAGCGAGAGGATCGGCTTCGCCGGCGGCGACGGGGTGTTCACCTCCGGAGGCACGCAGTCCAACCTGCAGGCCCTGCTGCTCGCCCGCCATCGCGCTGAGCACACCTCGGAGGAGGGCCGGGAGACCCTGCTGCCGCGGCTGCGCGTGCTCGCCACCGAGGCCGCCCACTTCTCCGTCTCCCGCTCCGCGGAGCTGCTCGGCCTCGCGCCCGACGCCGTGCGCACGGTGCCCGTCGATGCCGACGGTCGCATGGACCCCACGGCTCTGCGCCTCCTGCTCGCCCGACTCGACGCGCTCGGGGAGCCGGTCATGGCGGTGGTCGCGACCGCCGGCACCACCGACCGGGGCCTCATCGACCCTCTCGACGCGATCGCCGACCTCGCCGCCGAGCACGGGGTCTGGCTCCACGTCGACGCCGCCTACGGCGGTGGTCTGCTCGTCTCCACCACCCGTCGGCACCTGCTCGACGGCATCGAGCGCGCGGACTCGGTGACGGTCGACTTCCACAAGACCTACTTCCAACCCGTCTCCTCCAGCGCCCTGCTGGTGCGCGAGCCCGCTGATCTCGCGGCCGTGGCGCACCACGCCGACTACCTCAATCCCGCCGCCGAGGCCGCCTCTGCCGAGGCCGAGCCCAATCAGGTCGACAAATCCCTGCAGACCACGCGCCGCTTCGACGCGCTGAAGCTGTGGATCACCCTGCGCGCCGTCGGCCCCGAGGAGCTGGGAGGCATGGTGGACCGGGTCTGCGATCTCGCGACCCAGGTGCGCGGCCTGCTCGAGGACGATCCCGACCTCCACGTGCTCGGCACGACCGACCTCAGCACCGTGGTCTTCCGCTTCCATCCGGCGGGACTGGAAGACTCCCGGGCCGACGAGCTGCAGCCCCTGATCCGGAGGATCCTCTTCCAATCCGGCCGCGCCATGGTGGCGCGCACGACCATCGAGGGCACCGCCCATCTGAAGCTCACCCTGCTCAACCCCGAGGCGACCCTCGCCGACATCGCCGCCGTGCTCGACCTGGTGCGGGCCACCGGGCGGGGACTCCTGGCCGGGACCCGCCTCGCCGCCGCGGGGGAGGGGCGATGA
- a CDS encoding lysine N(6)-hydroxylase/L-ornithine N(5)-oxygenase family protein has translation MSASSTVHDLVGIGIGPFGLGLAALADTLPDVDAVFVDQADGFSWHPGLLLEGATLQVPFLADLVTMADPTSPYSFLAFLKRTGRIYPFYIRESFYPLRGEYDEYCRWVADQLDCLRWRRRAVSVEEEDDHLLVTTAVLDASGEVVGCEHLRGRHVALALGTAPHLPAPLAALAGEADDGPAVVLHSADYLSRKEELLAAGSVTVVGSGQSAAEVYRDLLEGSGARDLRVDWVTRSPRYFPMEYTKLTLEMTSPEYTDLHRSLPEATRDHLAREQRALHKGISAELLDEIHDLLYRLSAGGREVPSTLHAGSTVRAARRDPDGGVVLELEHALTGAVADHPTGAVVSATGYRPRSAELLTPLGDRVRRDAAGRLDVSRDYTVDAEQRLHVLGTEEHTHGVTAPDLGFGAWRASVVLAAITGREPYPIERRIAFQTFGLPAAH, from the coding sequence ATGAGCGCGAGCAGCACCGTCCATGACCTCGTCGGGATCGGGATCGGACCCTTCGGGCTGGGACTGGCGGCCCTCGCCGACACCCTCCCGGACGTCGACGCGGTCTTCGTCGACCAGGCCGACGGCTTCTCCTGGCACCCGGGACTCCTCCTCGAGGGAGCCACGCTCCAGGTGCCCTTCCTCGCCGACCTGGTGACGATGGCGGACCCCACCTCTCCCTACTCCTTCCTCGCCTTCCTCAAGAGGACCGGCCGGATCTATCCCTTCTACATCCGAGAATCCTTCTACCCGCTGCGGGGCGAGTACGACGAGTACTGCCGCTGGGTGGCCGACCAGCTGGACTGCCTGCGCTGGCGACGCCGCGCCGTCTCCGTCGAGGAGGAGGACGATCATCTGCTCGTGACGACCGCCGTGCTCGATGCCTCCGGCGAGGTGGTCGGCTGCGAGCACCTGCGCGGCCGCCATGTCGCTCTCGCCCTCGGCACAGCACCCCATCTCCCCGCGCCACTCGCCGCGCTGGCGGGGGAGGCGGACGACGGGCCGGCCGTCGTGCTCCACAGCGCCGACTACCTCTCGCGCAAGGAGGAGCTGCTCGCGGCCGGCTCGGTGACGGTCGTGGGCAGCGGACAGTCCGCGGCCGAGGTCTATCGGGACCTGCTCGAGGGGAGCGGGGCGAGGGACCTGCGCGTGGACTGGGTGACCCGCTCGCCGCGGTACTTCCCGATGGAATACACCAAGCTCACGCTCGAGATGACCTCGCCGGAGTACACCGACCTCCATCGGAGCCTGCCCGAGGCGACCCGCGACCACCTCGCCCGCGAGCAGCGCGCGCTGCACAAGGGCATCAGCGCCGAGCTCCTCGATGAGATCCACGATCTCCTCTACCGGCTCTCCGCCGGGGGGCGCGAGGTGCCCTCGACCCTCCACGCCGGGTCGACCGTGCGCGCTGCCCGCCGGGATCCTGACGGCGGTGTGGTGCTGGAGCTCGAGCACGCTCTGACCGGCGCGGTCGCAGATCACCCCACCGGCGCCGTCGTCTCCGCGACCGGGTACCGACCGCGCTCGGCGGAGCTGCTCACGCCGCTCGGCGACCGGGTCCGGCGCGACGCCGCAGGCCGTCTCGACGTCTCCCGCGACTACACCGTCGATGCGGAACAGCGCCTCCACGTGCTGGGCACCGAGGAGCACACCCACGGCGTCACCGCGCCGGATCTCGGGTTCGGTGCCTGGCGCGCGTCCGTCGTCCTCGCGGCGATCACGGGGCGCGAGCCCTACCCGATCGAACGCCGCATCGCCTTCCAGACCTTCGGCCTGCCGGCCGCGCACTGA
- a CDS encoding GNAT family N-acetyltransferase: MDLTFTPLDPAAHAELLHGWLATERSRFWGMTEHSPAQVFAYLDRIAASEHEQGWIGARDGAPLVYVETYDPAHLLPDGLLAPEPGDLGMHLLIAPPSGTPEHGLTAAVMGKVVSWCLHERGAARVVVEPDERNTAVLAKNAAAGFRVLEHVLLPEGAGAKRAALSVCTRADFDASPLGPGTRPTAHLRPDTGERAHRHLVAKALAELSHERVLAPEPDGEGGFALGVPGTEVRYHFSARVLPLEHWLIDPVSITRTVGGARTPLDVQVLVAELQDVLAIPDGLLSTYLEELASTFAARCATLDEGRRGERPSAEDLLCADLPQIEAAMTEGHPGFLANNGRIGFSLPDYRDYAPEQGRSTRLEWVAMRREQSHLALGEGLTEEDHAVWSLSPEERHALEGRLAGRGLDPSDYHLMPMHPWQAEHRLPITFAPDIARGDLVPLGAGGDEMQPQQSLRTFLNRTRPGAPYVKVALAIQNMGFLRGLSPHYMRDTPAINDWLAALVAEDPELSAQGFRVLRERAAIGYTGDAYHRTRTTNPHRKMLAALWRESPAAQLAPGERAFTMAALLHRDHEGRSFAAAMLRASGLPPEQWLAGYLRASLRPLVHLLLAHDVVVMPHGENLILRVREQQVVGAFYKDIGEEMAVVGHRPLPDGMERVRAVVPGEEKALSIFTDVFDGVLRHLAGILDADGILPADRFWRQVAGVLDEYEADHPDLARGLAGDVELRTGSFAHSCLNRLQLRNTLQMVDLGDQSSSLLHAGRMANPVARVGVSTGRPPSGC; the protein is encoded by the coding sequence ATGGACCTGACCTTCACCCCGCTGGATCCCGCCGCCCACGCCGAGCTGCTGCACGGCTGGCTCGCCACCGAACGCTCCCGCTTCTGGGGCATGACGGAGCACAGCCCTGCCCAGGTGTTCGCCTACCTCGACCGCATCGCCGCCTCCGAGCACGAGCAGGGCTGGATCGGTGCGCGCGACGGCGCACCGCTCGTCTACGTCGAGACCTACGACCCCGCGCATCTGCTGCCAGACGGGCTGCTCGCGCCCGAGCCCGGAGACCTCGGCATGCACCTGCTCATCGCGCCGCCGTCCGGGACTCCCGAGCACGGGCTCACCGCCGCGGTGATGGGGAAGGTGGTCTCCTGGTGCCTGCATGAGCGCGGCGCCGCCCGCGTGGTCGTCGAGCCCGACGAGCGCAACACCGCGGTGCTCGCGAAGAACGCGGCGGCCGGCTTCCGGGTGCTGGAGCACGTCCTGCTCCCCGAGGGGGCCGGCGCCAAGCGCGCGGCGCTCAGCGTCTGCACCCGCGCGGACTTCGACGCCTCGCCCCTCGGTCCCGGGACGAGGCCCACCGCCCACCTCCGCCCCGACACCGGGGAGCGGGCCCACCGCCATCTCGTCGCGAAGGCGCTCGCCGAGCTCTCCCACGAGCGGGTGCTCGCCCCGGAGCCGGACGGCGAGGGCGGCTTCGCGCTCGGGGTCCCCGGGACCGAGGTCCGCTACCACTTCTCCGCCCGGGTGCTGCCGCTCGAGCACTGGCTCATCGATCCCGTCTCGATCACCCGCACCGTGGGAGGCGCCCGCACGCCGCTGGACGTGCAGGTCCTCGTCGCCGAGCTGCAGGACGTCCTCGCCATCCCGGACGGCCTCCTGTCCACCTACCTCGAGGAGCTCGCCTCCACCTTCGCGGCCCGCTGCGCGACCCTCGACGAGGGCCGACGCGGCGAGCGGCCGTCGGCCGAGGACCTCCTGTGCGCGGACCTGCCGCAGATCGAGGCCGCGATGACCGAGGGACATCCGGGCTTCCTCGCGAACAACGGCCGCATCGGCTTCTCCCTGCCCGACTACCGCGACTACGCCCCGGAACAGGGCCGCTCGACGCGTCTGGAGTGGGTCGCGATGCGGCGCGAGCAGAGTCACCTCGCCCTCGGCGAGGGGCTCACCGAGGAGGATCACGCCGTCTGGTCGCTGTCGCCGGAGGAGCGGCATGCCCTCGAGGGGCGTCTGGCCGGCCGTGGCCTCGACCCGTCGGACTACCACCTGATGCCCATGCACCCCTGGCAGGCGGAGCATCGTCTGCCGATCACCTTCGCGCCGGACATCGCGCGCGGAGACCTCGTGCCCCTCGGCGCCGGCGGCGACGAGATGCAGCCCCAGCAGTCCCTGCGCACCTTCCTCAACCGCACCCGACCCGGCGCCCCCTACGTGAAGGTCGCCCTCGCGATCCAGAACATGGGGTTCCTGCGCGGCCTGTCCCCGCACTACATGCGGGACACCCCCGCGATCAACGACTGGCTCGCCGCGCTCGTCGCGGAGGATCCCGAGCTCTCCGCCCAGGGCTTCCGCGTGCTGCGTGAGCGCGCGGCGATCGGGTACACGGGTGACGCCTACCACCGCACCCGCACCACGAACCCGCACCGCAAGATGCTCGCGGCGCTGTGGCGCGAGAGCCCCGCCGCGCAGCTCGCGCCGGGGGAGCGGGCCTTCACCATGGCGGCGCTGCTGCACCGCGACCACGAGGGCCGCTCCTTCGCCGCGGCGATGCTGCGTGCGTCGGGGCTGCCGCCCGAGCAGTGGCTCGCCGGGTACCTGCGCGCCTCTCTGCGCCCGCTCGTCCACCTCCTCCTCGCCCACGACGTGGTGGTCATGCCCCACGGCGAGAACCTCATCCTGCGGGTGCGCGAGCAGCAGGTGGTCGGCGCCTTCTACAAGGACATCGGCGAGGAGATGGCAGTGGTGGGGCACCGCCCGCTGCCGGACGGGATGGAGCGAGTGCGGGCCGTGGTGCCGGGGGAGGAGAAGGCGCTGTCGATCTTCACCGACGTCTTCGACGGGGTGCTGCGCCACCTGGCCGGCATCCTCGACGCCGACGGGATCCTTCCGGCAGACCGTTTCTGGCGTCAGGTCGCCGGCGTGCTCGACGAGTACGAGGCGGACCACCCGGATCTGGCCCGCGGCCTCGCCGGCGATGTGGAGCTGCGCACCGGCTCCTTCGCCCACTCGTGCCTGAACCGGCTGCAGCTGCGCAACACCCTGCAGATGGTGGACCTCGGAGACCAGTCCTCCTCGCTGCTCCATGCGGGGAGGATGGCGAACCCCGTCGCGAGGGTCGGCGTCTCCACCGGTCGCCCACCGTCCGGATGCTGA